A region from the Metopolophium dirhodum isolate CAU chromosome 9, ASM1992520v1, whole genome shotgun sequence genome encodes:
- the LOC132952755 gene encoding uncharacterized protein LOC132952755, whose product MKSLFAKSVVFFLVLTTSRCAPGRLGTIDRYNPSFSLTDDGDEVYTIGTTESDGTTEDNTWEYDGDDATDATTDEIPLETPVPHIDQLAGQDDTTKGQFVCTNKTGCSDPAVDVAGP is encoded by the exons ATGAAATCTTTGTTC GCGAAATCTGTTGTATTCTTCTTAGTACTTACGACATCGAGATGTGCTCCGGGACGGTTGGGTACCATCGATCGATATAATCCAAGTTTCTCCTTGACGGACGACGGTGATGAGGTGTACACGATTGGTACGACCGAGTCGGATGGTACAACGGAAGATAATACTTGGGAATACGATGGAGATGACGCTACTGACGCGACCACGGACGAAATACCTTTGGAAACTCCAGTGCCTCATATCGACCAGCTCGCCGGACAGGATGATACTACCAAAGGACAGTTCGTGTGCACGAACAAGACAGGCTGTTCCGATCCCGCCGTGGACGTTGCGGGTCCATAG
- the LOC132952754 gene encoding uncharacterized protein LOC132952754 — translation MSRFVVFVSMALTSVALAAPAQQNAAILTDARYLSNNGQFGASYTQGDGVEFKEEADAEGNRRGSYSYVDPNGQRRTVSYTAGKDGFKATGDHLPVAPSPVAAPAAPAPKSGSWQQDQWSQAPAVPNQWNQAPAVPNQWNQWNAETTPKYDDGQWNQWSSEAASKSDDGQWNQWSSDAEAAKSDDGQWNQWSSESSNDGQWNQWNSAPSTAAPKHSQWNQWNSIPTTAKWNQWNSAPTPPPTSYNVNHASGKFNLNRSPDGFSYTFSQN, via the exons ATGAGCCGATTTGTC GTATTTGTCTCGATGGCGTTGACGTCGGTGGCGTTGGCAGCCCCCGCCCAGCAGAACGCCGCCATACTGACCGACGCCCGGTACCTGTCCAACAACGGTCAGTTCGGTGCCTCTTACACGCAGGGTGACGGTGTGGAGTTCAAGGAAGAGGCGGACGCTGAGGGTAACAGACGAGGCTCTTACAGTTACGTGGACCCCAACGGCCAGAGGCGCACAGTCAGCTACACCGCCGGCAAGGACGGTTTCAAGGCCACCGGCGATCACTTGCCGGTAGCCCCGTCTCCAGTCGCTGCACCCGCCGCACCCGCACCGAAGTCGGGTTCATGGCAACAAGACCAATG gtCTCAAGCACCAGCGGTCCCAAACCAATGGAACCAAGCACCAGCGGTCCCAAACCAATGGAACCAATGGAACGCAGAAACAACACCCAAGTACGACGACGGACAGTGGAACCAATGGAGCTCAGAAGCCGCATCGAAGTCCGATGATGGCCAATGGAACCAATGGAGCTCAGACGCTGAAGCAGCAAAGTCTGATGACGGCCAATGGAACCAATGGAGTTCAGAATCGTCTAACGACGGCCAATGGAACCAATGGAACTCCGCTCCATCGACTGCGGCGCCAAAACACAGTCAATGGAACCAATGGAACTCCATCCCAACCACTGCCAAATGGAACCAATGGAACTCTGCCCCGACCCCACCGCCCACGTCATACAACGTCAACCACGCTTCCGGCAAATTCAACTTGAACAGATCTCCAGACGGTTTCAGCTACACGTTCAGTCAAAACTGA